In Lactiplantibacillus pentosus, the sequence CGGAACAACGCTTAGATGTATTAGTCAAGTTGGCTTCACAGAACCACTTGTGGTCTACAAATCGTGAACACCATTATCAACGGCTCCGCCAAGAACTACTAGCAGACCCTTACATGCATCAAGTTCAGCCGAGCCTATTACACGGTGATTTATGGTCCGGCAATTATCTGTTTACGTCGACAGGCACCCCGGCGTTGATTGACCCAGATGTCTTTTATGGTGACCGTGAGATGGATCTCGCAATGACGACCATTTTCGGTGGCTTCAATGAAGATTTTTATCATGGCTATCAAGCAGCCTATCCATTAGCTCCTGGTAGTCAGCAGCGACTGCCACGCTACCAGCTATACTACTTGCTCGCACACCTCAACTTGTTTGGTGAGACCTATGGACCGGCCGTGGACCACATTCTAGACCAATACTAGCTGTAGCGTGATTCAACTTGCCTACACTGCCATCACCGTCAACCGACACGAGCATCATCTCAACAGGAAAAGCCCCGTCACCAGCATCCCATGTGAAATGTTGCTAGTAACGAGGCTTTTATACTGGCCTATTCAACCGAGCTGCATAATAGGCATCATTTAGCGGACCAGTGGTAATAACTCATTTAAATTGGTAACTTGAACCTCAGGCGTACTAGTCACATGGATCAGCCGGTCAATATCAAACAAGTAGCCGGCAATGCCAGCGTTGTGGCCCGCATCAATATCCAAGTTACGGTCACCTACC encodes:
- a CDS encoding fructosamine kinase family protein; the encoded protein is MQLTTKWLAQLPVSEITRAIPVSGGDINAAIRIETADQSYFLKVQPQRDERFFAHEIAGLRLLGAVITTPQVIATGTIDDDGYLLLSWLDSGTGSQYALGQAVAAVHQQHQAQFGLDHDFTFGKLPKINHWQSDWATFYTEQRLDVLVKLASQNHLWSTNREHHYQRLRQELLADPYMHQVQPSLLHGDLWSGNYLFTSTGTPALIDPDVFYGDREMDLAMTTIFGGFNEDFYHGYQAAYPLAPGSQQRLPRYQLYYLLAHLNLFGETYGPAVDHILDQY